Proteins from a genomic interval of Toxoplasma gondii ME49 chromosome Ia, whole genome shotgun sequence:
- a CDS encoding enoyl-CoA hydratase/isomerase family protein (encoded by transcript TGME49_294190) — MFPAHHFSRGPVFLENADTMRNLFSSLCSLGDRGGKPVCGLRQQQRRRVKINFPVQTAIQERREARQEKNEQSRGSSTLSPPTSSCFSPSAFSPSSSSSFKSLLSCNVSPSSSPLVLRFESRSSRSLFSSFCLSDSPRRPSSSPSPLLLSSTAHAPGSGRRHRETLWCLRSSQRGVRTGFFRTDPGFIDPEDVLFAEDPVRTWSHADGGGDLAEEVLERSNVGMGTCILNNASGVLNMKGLCGLFRKLRDLEVNPLKRFVVLTSRHRHFFSTGFDLKELLFLAELTQKSTEKTIPLVALWQLRNLCDVAYLVHNYTKPLIVLMNGATAGSGASLCCLANRSAAYHSSSFTCDPTAYGWIPDSGMSFVLANLRGSLGVFLALTGHTLSGPDLIWSGLCKHWISPEALPFLELTAEKQLEVSEREAAVLLEEHFLDAPDAYSLDDWEEVIHEHFDAPTVAEVRARLKATASRQSTSVEGQLHAAWARAVLDRLARRSPLAADVTFALIRTVQQLKKQIIQDAGIFRSEWHKIRRTGLSVPFTLQGDCRKQILEAVEDRLVQEALQLELRAALRLLAWSTDTIDGLRSECAGRLNPEYAYRPQWKQSQRFHKESYLTPLQDFFPTISSSRDAASHRAGPHISPSCAYFFPTPEFTVTPRTFFPLSAHPLIRRIHPDFDEETGNDHNPYAMHKLQMQWNHSLFIQERMQALRHFRNVANV; from the exons cacgaTGAGGaaccttttctcttctctgtgctcCTTGGGCGACAGGGGAGGAAAGCCAGTCTGCGGTCTCCgacagcagcagaggcgcagGGTGAAAATCAACTTCCCTGTGCAAACGGCCATTCAAGAAAGACGCGAAgcaagacaagagaaaaatgAACAGAGCCGCGGAAgctccactctctctcctccgacatcttcctgtttctctccctccgctttctctccttcctcttcttcgtctttcaagtctcttttgtcttgtaacgtttcgccgtcttcgtctcctctggtGTTGCGGTTTGagtctcgttcttcgcgttctcttttctcttctttctgtctttccgATTCACCTCGGAGACcatcgtcttcgccttctcccttactcctctcctcgaccgcgcatgcacccggTTCTGGACGCAGGCACAGAGAAACATTGTGGTGTCTCCGCTCCTCACAacggggtgtacgtacaggcTTCTTCCGCACCGATCCAGGTTTCATCGACCCTGAGGACGTTCTG TTCGCAGAAGACCCGGTTAGAACCTGGTCGCACGCAGATGGCGGCGGCGATCTCGCGGAAGAAGTTCTTGAGAGAAGCAACGTCGGCATGGGGACATGCATCTTGAACAA CGCATCTGGAGTGTTGAACATGAAGGGTCTCTGCGGGTTGTTCCGCAAGCTTCGCGACCTGGAAGTGAATCCCCTCAAGCGCTTTGTTGTCCTCACCTCTCGTCACCGCCATTTCTTTAGCACAGGCTTCGATCTCAAGG AACTTCTCTTCTTGGCGGAGCTGACTCAGAagtcgacagagaaaacgattcCTCTCGTTGCACTCTGGCAACTGCGAAACCTCTGCGACGTCGCCTACCTCGTTCACAACTACACGAAGCCGCTCATTGTTCTTATGAATGGCGCGACAG CTGGTAGTGGGGCGTCTCTGTGCTGTCTGGCGAATCGCAGTGCGGCATATCATTCCTCGTCCTTCACATGCGACCCGACAG CGTATGGATGGATTCCGGACTCGGGCATGTCGTTCGTCCTTGCGAATCTTCGAGGctctctcggcgtcttcctcgctttgaCCGGACACACGCTGTCGGGTCCCGATCTGAT ATGGTCCGGACTCTGCAAGCACTGGATCTCCCCCGAGGCGCTCCCCTTCCTCGAACTCACTGCGGAA AAACAGCTGGAAGTGTCGGAGCGCGAAGCCGCGGTGCTTCTAGAGGAGCATTTCCTTGACGCGCCTG ATGCGTACTCCCTCGATGACTGGGAGGAGGTCATCCACGAACATTTCGATGCCCCGACG GTTGCAGAGGTCCGAGCTCGCCTCAAAGCGACAGCCTCTCGGCAAAGCACCAGCGTCGAGGGCCAGTTGCACGCAGCTTGGGCTCGAGCTGTCCTCGATCGTCTCGCGCGAAGATCTCCTTTGGCTGCAGAT GTCACCTTCGCGCTCATCCGGACTGTGCAGCAACTGAAGAAACAAATTATCCAGGATGCAGGAATTTTCCGAAGCGAGTGGCACAA AATTCGACGGACAGGCTTATCCGTCCCTTTCACTCTGCAAGGAGACTGTCGAAAGCAAATCCTCGAAGCCGTCGAGGATCGTTTGGTGCAGGAAGCTCTTCAGTTAGAGCTCCGCgctgctcttcgccttctcgcg TGGAGCACCGACACGATTGATGGCCTGCGGTCTGAGTGTGCTGGACGCCTCAATCCGGAGTATGCGTACCGTCCTCAATGGAAG CAAAGTCAGCGATTCCACAAAGAATCGTACCTGACGCCATTACAAGACTTTTTCCCTACCATCTCAAGCTCTCGGGACGCTGCATCCCATCGAGCAGGACCGCATATTTCTCCGTCTTGCGCATACTTTTTTCCTACGCCAGAATTCACAGTGACACCCAGGACGTTCTTCCCGTTATCTGCTCACCCCCTTATCAGGCGAATTCACCCCGAtttcgacgaagagacaggaaatgACCATAATCCATATGCCATGCACAAGCTGCAAATGCAATGGAATCACTCGTTGTTTATCcaggagcgcatgcaggcgctCAGGCACTTCAGAAATGTTGCAAACGTGTAG